Part of the Papio anubis isolate 15944 chromosome 6, Panubis1.0, whole genome shotgun sequence genome, TTGGCAAAGTTTTTCTATAAAGGACCAGTCAGCAAAAATTTTAAGTTctgcaggccatatggtctctatcagatctactcaactctgctgtagAAGCACAAAAGCAAACTTGACATTGTGTAAATGAGCGGGCATGGCTTTGTACCAATGAAATTtatgaatacattttgaatttcatataatttttatgtgtcatgAAACATTATtccacagatttttttcaacaatttaaaaatgtaaaaactattcttaactcacaaaaacaggtggcaggccagGTTTGGCCCAGGGGTTACAGTCTGCACATTAGACTTGGAGATAAAAGGCTAAGGTTCTAGACAAAACTCAAGCATCCACTGGCTAAGCCAGCTTGGCGGCTGATTTCTTTATCCTGGGTCTCTTACTCCCTCAAGTGAATACTGAGGTCActaaatgagtttttttttaaaggcccttCTCTCCTTTAAAGTTCTAAGATCAATCCTGCCAGAATAACCCTGAGGGATATTTTGAACCACACAAGTCTTTCCTTAGAATTCTCAGGAGAATGGTAGGAACCCTTTGGGGTGATGTTTAGGGTGCTATCATCTTTCATTTGCTCTCAGAGCTCAGGCTTACAATTTCCTAACTTGAGACCATACTGTTTCTGAGAAAGGGGGTCATAGCCTGATGAATGAGACTGTTTTGATGTTTATCTTGCCCACTATCCCATCAGTAGATATATGTGAGTGTGAGAGCACCTCACCTCTATGGTTATTTCTATGGAAAGTCCCCAGTGGCAAACTCTCTGTGTATGGAGTTTTTTCCAGGAGTGCAGTGATGGaacaaaattaagatgaaaatttctgagctgggtgtgctggcacatgcctatagtgcccgctactcaggagactgaggtgggaggatctcttgagcccaggagttcaagaccattctgggcaacacagtaagatcccatctaaaaaaaaaaaaagaaatctttacaCATCAATGATCTTTCAACTTGAAGGATTTAAGGACCAGAAAAACAACTTTGGGTCCTTACTTTCATTTCATTTGCCAAAttagaatcttaaaaatattacacatacacacacacacacacacacacacacacactctcccaaaGCCAACCAAACAATAGGCACTGAAGGGAGGCACAAGAGTTCTAGGACAATCTTCTAACACATAGTTTTATTTACCTGGAGGAAAGGAAATGCAGACAGGATATTAGGAATTTTCTCTTCTAGAGCTAAAATGGTTTGGAGTAAAATCACATCTGCAAGGCTCAGCTGATTACCAACAAGAAAGTTTTGTCCGTGACCCCTTAAAATCTGTAAGGAAATGGTGTGCATCAGTCATAATATTCCACATAGAGAAACTGATGAGGCTATTGAATCAGTGCAGTAACTGAGAAGAGGTGAAATTATGACCTTGTCATTTCATGCTTTCATAAATAACATCAAGTAAGAGAACATGCCCTATCTCtgacagagagagcaagagagagtgggggagagagagagagagaaagtacaaAAAAGGCATGGAAATGAAAGCATCCTTAAATATCTGCTGTGGATCTGAATGAGACATTgaagtggggaagggaaaatTCCTTATTTCTGGATTTAGCATCTGGTGTTTTGAAAGGATGCATCTACTCCAAAAATGTATCTACAGAAATGCATGCAGGAGGCTTGGGGAAGGGCGGGGTGATTTAAGAAATCTAAGTGATAGATCATCTTTAAGGGGCCCACTCTTACTTCCCAGTTCTGTTGCTAGAACATCAAGACGTGTAGTAATAAActcaacccaattaaaaattagGCTTCCTCTTACATGTCccaaaacagagaaaattaaaagctTGAGTTCATCTTGACTCCCATTCTGAGGGTAACATACAGGTGTGGGGCTTTATAAGAATAGATTGTGATTAGGGACAGGCAAGGAGCAGTGGTAGCAACGGGGAGATCCCCTTCACAGGGAACTCTTGGATGCCCATGGGTGTCTGCATgtgcacaagtgtgtgtgtgacaggaaTTCTGAACACAATTCCAGGTCAAATATAGCTGCTGGAGTCAGAGTGGCATAGTACAATGTATCCTGAATTTGTAGTCAGAGGCCAGAGTTTCAACCCTGCTCTCTGTTTTCTGGCCATGTTACCTTGGACAGGTCCACTGAATCTCTCCATGACTTCATTATGTGTAAAAGGGACAACAGTTCTTACCTCATAGGCGTGTTGCAAGAAACCCTGACACAGTCTGGGCCCTTGGGACCTAAGAATGAGCAGTGACCCTTTGCCAAAGCACCATGTCCTCTGTGCCCTTTCCAGACCACATTTCTGCATTATCCTATTTTATATTCACAAAGTGCCTGTGGGAAAGATACCATAAAACCTAGCTACAGAAACCCCAGAAAATACCTCTCCTTTTTCCTAAATCTAGTTCCACAAAGATGGTCAGAGGAAGCTTGCCAGATAGGCCTTCCCATATTTTCACATCCTCTTATTTAGTGTTTGCACTGAAACACTAAAAATACTCCTCCCAGTTCAGGAATAAAGAATTGGAAGCTCAGAAAAGCAGATataacaagaagagaaaaacaataaaaccaaaaacaaaaagagcaaagggaagacaaataaaatggaaatgttctTTTCCTCATATCAAATTATCAGGGAGGATGTCAGCTATGAGATAGCTGTTCAACaactgtttgttgaatgaatgaatgaggcagtttctgttttctgtatcttCTGAAGTTTCTGCTGTATCCACACAAGGTGGGAACTTGGTGAATGCAAGGAACAATAAGGGACAAAGGCAGGGAGCCCATACTTTTTCTAGACTCCTGAATCATGTGGTCCTAGCAGAGTCTGAGGGGCTCTAAGACACCAGCTTTGTGCTGTGGCTACTATTAGCTCTTAGGAGTCCATTAGCTCTTAGGTTAGTCCAACTGGGCTCAGTTTTAAAATGCTTGGACAGAAAAGGGTGTTTGTGGCAGCTTCTTTGTGGTTTGGTTACTCTGTGTACACAGGCATCTCTGCCACCTACCTTTTCAAACACAGGAAAGTATCTAATTATAGCCTTCTGGGCCATGTTAACCACTTCCTTTTGTTGATCATCTGGTTTTAAGAAAGGATGCATGATAAGCAGTTCCAGCAGATCCAGCGTCCCCTCCACATACATGTCAATCCTTAAAACAAAAGAGCAGTTGTCTCAGTTTCTCCTCTCTTTGAAGCCATTGGTTTCCACAACTAAGAATtcagagtgctttttttttttttttttaagatgctgGCAACTTAAGTCCCTAGCAGCATTTTACCTATACCTGTCTCTTAAGAGCAAAGAGATAAGGTCAATTCTAGTTGTAACTCACAAAAATCTGTCACAGATCAGACAGCTTGAGAGTCACGAGTGCTTTCTTCCTGGCATCCTACTCCTCCACCTTCACCCCAGCATCTGTGTTTTGGCCTCTTAGTATGGGTCAAACTTCATCTTCATGAAAGTAGtgaataccatttattgagtgcttagaGTGTACCAGGCATGGTGCTAAACACTCTCcattcattatctcattaaatcaCATGACACTATGAGAAATGTACTATTCTTATACCCACGTTGCCCAGGGTCATACATCTAAGGGGTGCAAGGACCAGGCTTTGAATTCAAATTATAATCTAATGGTCTCTAATGGTCACTCTCCCAGGCCTTGAACATCACAGCAGCTCCTCATTCCTAATACTTAACAATAGTGAATGTGTAAGAAAGGTAAAAAGCAGTatcaaagcatttaaaaatgctgaaatcTGAAACAATGACACCCTAGATATAGTATTCAACATCTGAatccaattattttcttttgttttactcaGACTCTCTTTACTGAAGTTCCAACTGGTCTTTGTGACCTTCTTGGGTTTTTGCTCCCTGATCTCATAACTATGTAAGACATAAAGTAAATGTGGTGTGCTGCAGAGGACTGCTAATCAGCTAAGGCATCAGTAAGCTGACAAGTGACAACACTCGAGAGGGGCCACAGTACAGGGTTCTCTCCTTGAGGTCCTTGCCAAAGAGATTGTGCTTGTCTGCTATGTAGTGGAGAATGCTTCGGGTCTGTACCAACTTCATCCCGTCAATTTCAACCATAGGCACTTGTTGGAACAGCAGGTGGTTACCTGAGAATGGAAGCCCAGAGTTAGAAGTGATCTCTTCTTCTCTGTCCCCCAACCCCTAAAAAATGCtctgttgaatgaaaagaaacgtgGAATCATGGCCTTAGGAAATAGTGTAAAGCTTCCAGATGACAGCTAACTGTAACTTCATTCAGGAGAGCAGATTTAGCCACAAAAGAAACCTGAaggggtcaggcacggtggctcaagcctgtattcccagcactttgggaggccgaggcaggtggatcatgaggtcaggagttcgagaccagcctggccaatatcgtgaaaccccgcctctattaaaaataaaaaaattagccgggtgtggtagctgatgcctgttatcccagctacttgggaggt contains:
- the GSTA4 gene encoding glutathione S-transferase A4 — its product is MAARPKLHYPNGRGRMESVRWVLAAAGVEFDEEFLETKEQLHKLQDGNHLLFQQVPMVEIDGMKLVQTRSILHYIADKHNLFGKDLKERTLIDMYVEGTLDLLELLIMHPFLKPDDQQKEVVNMAQKAIIRYFPVFEKILRGHGQNFLVGNQLSLADVILLQTILALEEKIPNILSAFPFLQEYTVKLSNIPTIKRFLEPGSKKKPPPDEIYVRTVYNIFKP